The Tumebacillus sp. BK434 genome includes a window with the following:
- a CDS encoding ribonuclease HII, producing MARTIDFETLTVGEIRDWLAAVAPNKRQEKQLLADPRSGVRKLIESYLRERAKGEATAAWRAGMWQYEREAAAQGYRLVAGVDEAGRGPLAGPVVAAAVILPEGIELPGLNDSKQVAEETRERLFDSICTGAVAYGIGIVDPEYIDRHNILQATFEAARQALGKMGEQFAVAPDYLLTDFLKIPDVVQPIQPIVKGDASSFSIAAASILAKVTRDRLMTEYAIAYPQYGFERHKGYSAPEHLQALAEHGPCPIHRKSFAPVQKLLQGSLFDFAGL from the coding sequence ATGGCACGAACGATCGATTTTGAAACGTTGACCGTGGGCGAGATACGCGACTGGTTAGCTGCGGTGGCACCGAACAAACGGCAGGAGAAGCAGTTGCTGGCCGATCCGCGCAGCGGTGTCCGCAAGCTGATCGAGTCCTATCTGCGCGAACGGGCGAAGGGGGAGGCAACGGCCGCTTGGCGTGCCGGGATGTGGCAGTATGAGCGGGAAGCGGCCGCACAGGGCTATCGTCTGGTCGCCGGCGTCGATGAAGCGGGCCGCGGGCCGTTGGCCGGGCCGGTCGTGGCTGCAGCGGTCATCCTGCCGGAGGGGATCGAGCTGCCGGGACTGAATGACTCGAAGCAGGTGGCGGAGGAGACTCGCGAGCGCCTGTTTGACTCCATCTGCACCGGAGCGGTGGCGTACGGCATCGGAATCGTGGATCCGGAGTACATCGACCGGCACAACATTTTGCAAGCGACGTTCGAGGCAGCCCGGCAGGCGCTCGGCAAGATGGGCGAGCAGTTTGCAGTGGCGCCCGATTATCTGTTGACCGACTTTTTGAAGATCCCGGATGTGGTGCAGCCGATCCAGCCGATCGTCAAAGGGGATGCGAGTTCGTTTTCGATCGCGGCCGCGTCGATTTTGGCGAAGGTGACGCGGGACCGCCTGATGACCGAGTATGCGATAGCATATCCGCAGTATGGTTTCGAGCGGCACAAGGGCTACTCGGCGCCGGAGCATCTGCAGGCGCTGGCCGAGCACGGGCCTTGTCCGATCCACCGAAAATCGTTTGCTCCCGTGCAGAAATTGCTGCAGGGGTCGTTGTTTGATTTTGCCGGTCTGTAA